TAAAATAACAGCAAAAAGCATACCCAATTACGAAAGTTAATAAAATGTTTTTAATTAGTGTCTTAGACTCTCAGATATGTTCTTGCTTTTTATAGGTTGTTTCCCATTAAAGAAATACCATATTAGGTTTGCTACGTAAAAGACAACAATGATTTGCGGAATCTagtcttttctttcattttttgcATGTTATTATTATTCTATTGTTACGGATAATATAGTTatatcctattattattattattattattattattattattattattattattaagcaTGAATTATTTTTTTAATTCTATTATTAACGTATATGAGTGATTAAAGAAGTCTTACTTTGACGTGATAACTCACCTCATACAATTATGTAGAAACCCATTTTGTTTTCAATATGTAGTAGACCTTATGAGTCACCCTCAATCGATAACAGCATACATGAGTCGTGCTAGTACACTCTACAAGACAAAAAACGGTTTATACAATAGTTTTTCGGTTGAGATAGATCCATAATTCATTAATCGTACAAttaaattaaatgagaaataataaaaaCTCATCATcgaaattaaatgagaaataataaaaaCTCATTATCGAAAATCATCTCAACCGAATTAAAAGTCCAAGTTGACAATTGAACCTTAATCAACCGGGATACTTTTTCTGTCCCAATTATCTACATGACTACACCATATTTATCTTTGGTGAAAGAAATACCGCATAAAagttgaagaggtaaatgaatgATTGAGACCGATGAGTAATTTCTTTACTATGACGAAGAGTAACAACTACGGAAACAGAAGGAAACCTTCACtatcaataataatcaaataatgagAAGTAAATTCCAATGAAGGCAAAAACAAACTGAGATTTGATGATATCCTAAAATCCTCATTTTTATACATCAGCTGAAAATTACATAAATACTATTAATTTCTTACAGTTATACACGGTATATCCaccaaaaaattaaataaaagaaaatacaaaaaaaaaaaaaaattaacaatttgCATGGGCTAAAATAAACTGATTAACATCAAGAATATCAGGGATTTCAAACTTAATCATTTGATCACTACAATAACTCTCTTTTTCATCTTCACTTGATTGGACGTAAGTCGTTGAATTCGAGCTTGAATTCAATGGTGTCGGGCACGAAGATTGAGACGGAGTAGACATAACTGATGATGGATAGCTCATGAGATTGTTGTGTAACATTGAATTAtcagataaagaagggtcatCAAGGAAAGTTTGGTTTGAACCATAGTAGTCCAAATTTGTAGGGTACATATCAACATACCCATTATTTTGCCATTGGTTAAAGTTTTGTGTATCAAGGTTGGGAATATTTGTTGGGTATTGTTCGAAATGAGGGTCCATCAATTGAGATTCATCGAAAAGTGGTACAAACGTAGTACCTGTACCACTTGTAACAATAGTAGCAGCGGGAGTAGTAGCAGCAATAGTTGCAGAAGTCGTCATTGTGGTACAATTAGGGATAGGATTTTGAATTGGGGTTTGAATTTGAGTACTTGTGATAATCGGGTTATTGAAGCTATTTTGGATTTGAGGATTGTTAGAGAATCCGTTTCCTTGAAAATGTTGCATTAGGGAAGAGTTCAGGTTTTGTCGTTGGGAAGAAAGAAGGGAGGTGGCTAGTTTTAGGAGTTGTGGGTCCACCATGGGTTGTTGCAAGCCAAGGAAGCTTGACATGTTCATTTGAGAAGAAGTTGATGAAGTATTGTAAAGGGATGAGTTAGCAAAGATGGTAGAGAGGTCAAGAAGGTCAAGGCGAGGGCTGTGGGTTACAGGATCGATTCCCATACGAAGCAATCTCTTTCGGATATGAGTGTTCCAATAGTTCTTGATTTCGTTGTCTGTCCTTCCTGGTAATCGAGCAGCAATAGCTGACCATCTACATCAGTCaaaaaataaattgaaattaggCACAGCAAAATTAAGATATCATTGTGATGCTGAAAAATTGATTATGAGTTTATGACTGCATATATTTTTCGCAAATTCTCATTTCAGACGGATTTTTTTTGCAAATGAGACTTAAATGGATACCACCCGTCTGAAATGAGATTTGCTGTATATTTTAGTGCATGAACCCTCTATTGCGAAAACAGGACTATTCGGACGGATACTTAAGGTCTTCTGATTGTGGCAAGATAAGTTCAGGGTTTTACATatttatatactccgtattatattATCTCCATGTCGAAAACATTAAAGATTGTTATTTAACGAGTTGGTTTCATATGTAAAACTATCTATGACTCGTGTATGTTTTTAAGTAACACAACTTACTTATTGCCCAAAATACTGTGAAGCTGAATAATAGACTCTTCCTCTTCAAATGAAAATCTTCCTCTCTTGATATCTGGCCGGAGATAGTTCGTCCAACGAAGACGACAGCTCTTACCACATCTTTGAAGGCCTACATACCAACCCAAAACAATGATTTAGATTCGTACCACTAACATACACGAAAAATCTATGCATGATAAACTCGAATACTACAAAGAAAAACACTACATACTCCGAAAACCAGTATGTCTCTTAATAGACGAAACAAAATAAAGTACTCCGTAATGACTACCCCGTTATATGGGTCAGTCTCACGATAAGATTAGAAAAACACTATATACTTCGAAAACCAGTATGTCTCTTAATAGACGAAACAGAATAAAGTAATGACTACCCAGCATATGGGTCAGTCTGACAATAAGATTTTGGAGTCGGAAACCAGTATGTCATTTAATAGATGAAACAGAAGAAAGTAATGACTACCATCTAATGATAAGATTTTGGAGTCGGAAACCAGTATATCTCTTAATAGACGAAACAGAATAAAGTAACGACTACCCATTAATTATATGGATCAGTCTCACGATAAGATTTTGGAGACGGAAAATTACCAGCATTCTTAGGAAGAGTTCTCCAGTTGCCATAACCATGTTTTTGAATGTAATCAGTAAGTTTTTGATCTTCTTCAGGAGTCCAAGGACCTTTTTTAAGTCCACTTTTGTCACAACAAGGTGATCTTCCCATGATTAATGTACTAATTAGTGAGTTAAATAACAacttttcaagagagaaaaaagagAGTTTTTGAGAAAATTATGAGGAAAAATGATTGTAGGTCCGTATAGAGGGTACAATGGTATGTGTGTGTGTTATATAAAGGGAAAGAGGGTGACATACGTTGGAAGTCAACACGATTTGGTGCCGTCCTTGTTTATCACATAGGCGACGTGTCCCTATTCTTTGGAGAAATATTAGACCATTTAATATATCACTATCGTACTAAATATTGCAGCAAAAGTATAAGAAAGTCACATAATTATGTACTCTCTTCCTGTAAGTAAGTAGACTTTGGCCTAATTGGTGATTTAATCGGATTAGCTTAAGGCTCCGATCTTTTGGAGTAAAACTATCAGAATTGAAACGAAACGAattaaagactaaaaataaagtGAACTATAGTCTTTAAGCCTAaactaaactgaaattaaatccaAAAGAACAAGGCTAAGTCTAATAATTTCAAGTGTTGTACACTTTGTTCTGAACGGATCATCTCGAGTTCCAGGCTTGTACATTATATCATTTTGATACACGTAAACCTAACACCGAGTCGATCAAGTCAAGCAAGGATCATATAGGATCGGTGTCATTTTCGATTAATAATACCGTTAAGTCGACTTACTTTGATACAAGTCATTTACAAGCCGTAACTAATGATTTTTGTTATTCCTAACATAAATAATTTATAAGTAAACTTTCAAATTAAACGATAACAAAACACTTAAAAAAAagtaaattcttgtttaagaagGAGATAACACATTTTAAACATGAAACGGGTCAAATAGACAAATGGGAGTCTAGGCAACTCTTGTCCCTTCTATTTCCATCGAATAGTATTTAATCCGTTTTAAATTTAAAACCGATATAACCCGTCTTAAAGACGAGCAACCAGTTAAAAAAGACATAACAATGATAATTATAGCGTAAATAAGGGGATTAGCAAGCACAAAAAGTGGTACCAATATGTCACAGCTCAGAGGTCATCAATTTCATCATATGCATACAAAAAGATGTTACGACTATCATTTTCCGGCGGAAACTCTCTGCTTTGCTTTTAGGATTCACATTTTACATTACTTGTCACCAATTAAACTAAACCACGCACCCCTTCTCTTTTATTGTTAGCTGACCCTTTTCCAAAAGTCCTTTTCTTCATTGGCATTTACTTGATTATATTGCAtgttaattaatttagatgaGACAATTGTGTACAACTAGGCACTAGCTAGTTATTATTAGCTTATCCTTGGTTAAGAGGGAGATATTCGTCTTAAACAATAAAACAGTCAAATAAATAGATGAGACAAAAAACAGAATGCCTAGGGAACGGTAAACTCTTGTCCCATCCACTTATATGACCGTTTTAAAAGAGACCAACTGAACTGAACGAGGCAGTTGTATACTTAAAACTCTAGGAGTCTAGGCAACTCTTATGTTTCAACTAGACTTCTAAACAATAACATTACCCCAGTGTCTCAAtgactcccgcaaattgcgggtaGGGGCGGTGTCGGATGTACGTAGCCTAACCGTTGTGTTAATAACACAAATGGACTGTTTATAAATGACCCAAGACAGAAATTATGTCGAGAACTGCATCAAATGACTATACTTTACAATAAAAAGAAATATAGCCACTTTAATGAGCAATTTTGAGTTCTAAATTACTAATCTTAAAAAATTATGCTCCTGCAATTTCGCCAGAGATGTGAAAGCATATTTGTTCATGATTTTAGCATTCAATTATGACATGATGTTCtcctaaaagaaaaaaaaaatcaaccatGGCAGCACACAATGTTATAGTACTCCGACCATATGCAAGTTGATTGACAATATATACAAGGTTGTGCCGTAATGCCTTACCTCAGACAGAAACTTTGATTAGTAGCTCGAGGTAAATGAAAGTCTTCTCAGATTTCATCCAGTGTACTAAACAAATTGacactgtcaaaaaaaaaaaacatgaaccAATGAGACAAATAAACAATGGTTGAAAAAATGATTTATAAATGGTACAGTACTTCATAGTTCATACTCCGTATCAAATATCagccatgacattacaataagtCCGTATTGGTTGCTGCATTTATATCACAATGATCGAGATTAAATTGTGATGACTCTGATTGCTTGATCAATCTCAAACCGAGATTTGATACTATAATCAATAAAACCATAATTTAACATAAGTTAAAGTGCACCATATGTTCTAATGATCGAGCTCTATCCCAAGCATTGTCCAAACCTCACAACAAAGACACATTACAACGCCAAAGCAAGTGATAACATAACACTAACCAAAATACTCGTCTCCAGCCTTCTGACATTTTTTTTCCAGTTACATGTCTTACATCCACCTACATCCGACTTCCTTACCGCAAACATTGAGCAGTGGCGTAGGCAACCCAAAGAAGAAATAAGAAGTCCCGTGGGATACGATAAAACTCGCTTAATTTAACTAACAAACGCATTGCAAGAAGGAAGGACCGTACATGGATTATTGATGATTTAAAAGTTCTTGCTATTTTCCACTTTAGTGGGAGGTAGGATTTGCAAGAAAATCCATAAATTCAACTGCGAAACGACATTATTATAAGGAGAACGACTTGTTAAGCTTTC
This sequence is a window from Silene latifolia isolate original U9 population chromosome 8, ASM4854445v1, whole genome shotgun sequence. Protein-coding genes within it:
- the LOC141596024 gene encoding transcription factor MYB102-like, translated to MGRSPCCDKSGLKKGPWTPEEDQKLTDYIQKHGYGNWRTLPKNAGLQRCGKSCRLRWTNYLRPDIKRGRFSFEEEESIIQLHSILGNKWSAIAARLPGRTDNEIKNYWNTHIRKRLLRMGIDPVTHSPRLDLLDLSTIFANSSLYNTSSTSSQMNMSSFLGLQQPMVDPQLLKLATSLLSSQRQNLNSSLMQHFQGNGFSNNPQIQNSFNNPIITSTQIQTPIQNPIPNCTTMTTSATIAATTPAATIVTSGTGTTFVPLFDESQLMDPHFEQYPTNIPNLDTQNFNQWQNNGYVDMYPTNLDYYGSNQTFLDDPSLSDNSMLHNNLMSYPSSVMSTPSQSSCPTPLNSSSNSTTYVQSSEDEKESYCSDQMIKFEIPDILDVNQFILAHANC